A genome region from Anastrepha ludens isolate Willacy chromosome 3, idAnaLude1.1, whole genome shotgun sequence includes the following:
- the LOC128858541 gene encoding mRNA-capping enzyme isoform X2, translating to MSRNSKSGPGPIPNRWLHCPRKSEKVIAERFLAFKTPLSSAFDSQMSIECMFHPEMIFDYCKSIKLKLGLWIDLTNTKRFYDRQVVESRDAQYVKLQCRGHGETPSPEQTQSFIEIVDNFINERPFDIVAVHCTHGFNRTGFLISSYLVERLDYSIETALAIFAEARPPGIYKQDYINELFRRYEDDEDAMMAPELPGWCLEYDDSDGSNDNMYDSRKRKASEVASSSQHSDFNHVKVGQVGDETQKDFNKNDHTEGAVTNARSGEVNVTCTSNVRGHKRRKEIIIKNATFMSGVPGIVHVTDELKLSELQSKLQDMCGWKKSGFPGAQPVSMDKNNLKRLYEIPYRVSWKADGTRYMMLINKRDEIYFFDRNNSCFQVENLTFVKAGNLNQHLEDTLLDGEMVIDKLNGQSIPRYLIYDIVKLCNIDIGSQPFFPDRLRCIKDKIIDPRYEAITKGLINRPLEPFSIRQKEFWEIEQSAALLGEKFAKSLLHEPDGLIFQPSKQPYKAGVCPDVLKWKPFHMNSIDFRLKIAVESGMGVVTQKIGLLYVGGSDQPYGKIKCTKVLKDLDNKIIECTINSQGQWEFMRERTDKLLPNSYNTAECEERFWKVYVIR from the exons ATGTCTCGAAATTCAAAGAGTGGGCCTGGTCCGATACCAAATCGCTGGCTGCATTGCCCTCGAAAAAGTGAAAAGGTTATTGCTGAAcgttttttggcatttaaaaCACCTTTAAGCAGCGCATTTGACTCGCAGATGTCAATAGAATGCATGTTTCATCCAGAAATGATTTTTGACTATTGCAAATCAATAAAG TTAAAGTTGGGCCTTTGGATCGATTTGACAAACACAAAGCGTTTTTATGATCGCCAAGTGGTTGAATCACGCGATGCTCAGTATGTAAAATTGCAGTGTCGTGGTCATGGGGAGACACCTTCACCAGAGCAAACACAGTCATTTATTGAGATTGTGGACAATTTCATTAATGAACGTCCATTTGATATTGTGGCCGTACATTGTACGCATGGTTTTAATCGTACAGGATTTCTGATTTCTTCATATCTAGTAGAGCGTCTTGATTATTCAATTGAAACTGCGTTAGCCATATTTGCAGAAGCACGCCCACCCGGCATATACAAACAGGACtatataaatgaactatttcGTCGCTACGAGGATGATGAAGATGCTATGATGGCTCCCGAGTTGCCAGGTTGGTGTTTGGAGTACGATGATAGTGATGGTAGCAATGATAATATGTATGATTCGCGTAAGCGGAAAGCATCTGAAGTGGCTTCCAGTTCACAACACTCTGATTTTAATCATGTCAAGGTTGGTCAGGTGGGTGATGAAACCCAaaaagatttcaataaaaacgATCACACAGAAGGCGCTGTCACAAATGCGAGAAGTGGTGAAGTTAATGTGACATGTACTTCCAATGTAAGAGGTCATAAGCGCCGCAAAgagattataattaaaaatgcaaCATTCATGAGCGGTGTGCCAGGCATAGTGCATGTTACAGATGAactaaaactgagtgaattgcAGTCTAAGCTCCAAGATATGTGCGGTTGGAAGAAGAGTGGGTTCCCAGGGGCTCAACCAGTTTCTATGGACAAAAATAACCTAAAACGTTTATATGAGATACCATATCGTGTATCGTGGAAAGCCGATGGAACACG GTATATGATGCTTATTAATAAACGTGATGAGATTTACTTTTTCGATCGGAACAATTCATGTTTTCAGGTTGAGAACTTGACTTTCGTTAAAGCTGGAAATTTAAATCAGCATTtagaagacacgcttctagatGGG GAAATGGTAATTGATAAACTTAATGGTCAATCCATACCGCGTTACCTGATATATGACATAGTTAAGCTTTGCAATATTGACATTGGTTCTCAGCCATTCTTTCCTGACCGGTTGCGTTGCATCAAAGATAAAATAATTG atcCCCGCTATGAAGCCATAACAAAGGGTTTGATTAATAGACCGCTAGAACCGTTCAGCATACGCCAAAAAGAATTTTGGGAAATAGAGCAATCTGCCGCTCTACTAGGTGAAAAGTTTGCTAAAAGTTTGTTACATGAGCCAGATGGCTTAATTTTTCAGCCCTCAAAGCAA CCCTACAAAGCTGGTGTATGTCCGGATGTACTTAAATGGAAACCGTTTCATATGAATTCTATAGATTTTCGACTCAAAATTGCAGTAGAAAGTGGCATGGG AGTGGTAACACAAAAAATAGGCCTATTATATGTTGGCGGATCTGACCAGCCTTACggaaaaataaaatgcactAAGGTCTTGAAGGATTTGGATAATAAGATCATTGAATGCACCATTAATTCGCAGGGGCAGTGGGAATTCATGCGTGAACGTACGGATAAGCTATTGCCAAATAGTTACAATACAGCAGAATGTGAGGAA CGGTTTTGGAAAGTATACGTCATCCGATAA
- the LOC128858541 gene encoding mRNA-capping enzyme isoform X1, with protein MSRNSKSGPGPIPNRWLHCPRKSEKVIAERFLAFKTPLSSAFDSQMSIECMFHPEMIFDYCKSIKLKLGLWIDLTNTKRFYDRQVVESRDAQYVKLQCRGHGETPSPEQTQSFIEIVDNFINERPFDIVAVHCTHGFNRTGFLISSYLVERLDYSIETALAIFAEARPPGIYKQDYINELFRRYEDDEDAMMAPELPGWCLEYDDSDGSNDNMYDSRKRKASEVASSSQHSDFNHVKVGQVGDETQKDFNKNDHTEGAVTNARSGEVNVTCTSNVRGHKRRKEIIIKNATFMSGVPGIVHVTDELKLSELQSKLQDMCGWKKSGFPGAQPVSMDKNNLKRLYEIPYRVSWKADGTRYMMLINKRDEIYFFDRNNSCFQVENLTFVKAGNLNQHLEDTLLDGEMVIDKLNGQSIPRYLIYDIVKLCNIDIGSQPFFPDRLRCIKDKIIDPRYEAITKGLINRPLEPFSIRQKEFWEIEQSAALLGEKFAKSLLHEPDGLIFQPSKQPYKAGVCPDVLKWKPFHMNSIDFRLKIAVESGMGVVTQKIGLLYVGGSDQPYGKIKCTKVLKDLDNKIIECTINSQGQWEFMRERTDKLLPNSYNTAESVLESIRHPITKSILLGFIENYRFRDHNNVMPPPQQRHLPPNQHHPPPMQKQHQNHHQKEEHQRLK; from the exons ATGTCTCGAAATTCAAAGAGTGGGCCTGGTCCGATACCAAATCGCTGGCTGCATTGCCCTCGAAAAAGTGAAAAGGTTATTGCTGAAcgttttttggcatttaaaaCACCTTTAAGCAGCGCATTTGACTCGCAGATGTCAATAGAATGCATGTTTCATCCAGAAATGATTTTTGACTATTGCAAATCAATAAAG TTAAAGTTGGGCCTTTGGATCGATTTGACAAACACAAAGCGTTTTTATGATCGCCAAGTGGTTGAATCACGCGATGCTCAGTATGTAAAATTGCAGTGTCGTGGTCATGGGGAGACACCTTCACCAGAGCAAACACAGTCATTTATTGAGATTGTGGACAATTTCATTAATGAACGTCCATTTGATATTGTGGCCGTACATTGTACGCATGGTTTTAATCGTACAGGATTTCTGATTTCTTCATATCTAGTAGAGCGTCTTGATTATTCAATTGAAACTGCGTTAGCCATATTTGCAGAAGCACGCCCACCCGGCATATACAAACAGGACtatataaatgaactatttcGTCGCTACGAGGATGATGAAGATGCTATGATGGCTCCCGAGTTGCCAGGTTGGTGTTTGGAGTACGATGATAGTGATGGTAGCAATGATAATATGTATGATTCGCGTAAGCGGAAAGCATCTGAAGTGGCTTCCAGTTCACAACACTCTGATTTTAATCATGTCAAGGTTGGTCAGGTGGGTGATGAAACCCAaaaagatttcaataaaaacgATCACACAGAAGGCGCTGTCACAAATGCGAGAAGTGGTGAAGTTAATGTGACATGTACTTCCAATGTAAGAGGTCATAAGCGCCGCAAAgagattataattaaaaatgcaaCATTCATGAGCGGTGTGCCAGGCATAGTGCATGTTACAGATGAactaaaactgagtgaattgcAGTCTAAGCTCCAAGATATGTGCGGTTGGAAGAAGAGTGGGTTCCCAGGGGCTCAACCAGTTTCTATGGACAAAAATAACCTAAAACGTTTATATGAGATACCATATCGTGTATCGTGGAAAGCCGATGGAACACG GTATATGATGCTTATTAATAAACGTGATGAGATTTACTTTTTCGATCGGAACAATTCATGTTTTCAGGTTGAGAACTTGACTTTCGTTAAAGCTGGAAATTTAAATCAGCATTtagaagacacgcttctagatGGG GAAATGGTAATTGATAAACTTAATGGTCAATCCATACCGCGTTACCTGATATATGACATAGTTAAGCTTTGCAATATTGACATTGGTTCTCAGCCATTCTTTCCTGACCGGTTGCGTTGCATCAAAGATAAAATAATTG atcCCCGCTATGAAGCCATAACAAAGGGTTTGATTAATAGACCGCTAGAACCGTTCAGCATACGCCAAAAAGAATTTTGGGAAATAGAGCAATCTGCCGCTCTACTAGGTGAAAAGTTTGCTAAAAGTTTGTTACATGAGCCAGATGGCTTAATTTTTCAGCCCTCAAAGCAA CCCTACAAAGCTGGTGTATGTCCGGATGTACTTAAATGGAAACCGTTTCATATGAATTCTATAGATTTTCGACTCAAAATTGCAGTAGAAAGTGGCATGGG AGTGGTAACACAAAAAATAGGCCTATTATATGTTGGCGGATCTGACCAGCCTTACggaaaaataaaatgcactAAGGTCTTGAAGGATTTGGATAATAAGATCATTGAATGCACCATTAATTCGCAGGGGCAGTGGGAATTCATGCGTGAACGTACGGATAAGCTATTGCCAAATAGTTACAATACAGCAGAAT CGGTTTTGGAAAGTATACGTCATCCGATAACGAAGTCTATTTTACTGGGCTTTATTGAGAACTATAGATTTCGCGATCATAATAATGTAATGCCGCCACCCCAACAACGTCATTTGCCACCAAACCAACACCACCCACCACCTATGCAGAAACAGCACCAAAACCATCATCAAAAAGAAGAACATCAGCgactaaaataa
- the LOC128858543 gene encoding tRNA-dihydrouridine(20) synthase [NAD(P)+]-like isoform X1, which translates to MSKMTVEGKNAALDYRNKVILAPMVRVGTLPMRLLALEFGADLVYTEELIDLKLIRCKRRFNAALSTVDFIDRSDGTIVFRTCAKERQQVVLQLGTSDAERALTVGKLVQYDIGGLDINMGCPKEFSIKGGMGVALLGQPDKAVHILSTLCKNLSVPVTCKIRILPDLNNTIKLVQRFAATGIAAIAVHARTRDERPQNPPHPDFIREIAKAVDIPVIANGGSREFQKYKDILNFRDLCGATSVMVGRAAQSNVSIFRKEGMLPMDNIIVKYLKLCVDYDNAAHNTKYCVQNILKELQETPRGKQFLQCQTLQQMCEIWSLGSYCYRKQLELKDLGNFGRREVAPGVIPDDDTADGPEMKRRKVDAPPLDADVIQHNIAFLRSNYSIDTQLPKTMLYSYAGRKRKDIPLYETQCIDKLFRAICSFDGKRYASSFWEKNKKQAEQGAALVCLLDIGVIPEDALIKNGSILR; encoded by the exons ATGTCTAAAATGACAGTGGAAGGAAAGAACGCAGCTTTGGATTACCGCAATAAGGTGATATTGGCGCCAATGGTTCGAGTAGGAACACTACCAATGCGTTTGCTGGCTCTTGAATTCGGTGCCGACCTTGTCTATACAGAGGAATTAATCGACTTGAAGCTGATACGTTGCAAAAGGCGTTTTAATG CTGCATTGAGTACCGTCGATTTTATAGATCGTAGCGATGGCACAATTGTATTTCGTACTTGCGCAAAAGAACGTCAACAAGTCGTACTACAATTAGGAACTAGTGATGCAGAACGTGCCTTAACCGTAGGAAAGTTGGTGCAGTATGATATTGGAGGATTAGACATAAATATGGGCTGTCCGAAAGAGTTCTCCATAAAAGGTGGTATGGGTGTAGCGCTTCTCGGGCAACCAGATAAGGCGGTACATATTTTATCTACGTTATGCAAAAACCTATCCGTTCCAGTAACCTGCAAAATTAG AATATTACCGGACTTGAATAATACGATCAAATTGGTACAACGTTTTGCTGCCACTGGAATCGCTGCAATTGCGGTGCATGCACGTACCCGCGACGAGCGACCACAAAACCCGCCTCATCCAG ATTTTATACGTGAAATTGCGAAGGCTGTTGATATACCAGTGATTGCGAATGGTGGTTCCAGGgagtttcaaaaatataaagatatattaaattttcgcgATTTGTGCGGCGCCACTAGTGTTATGGTGGGAAGAGCAGCACAGTCAAACGTTTCCATTTTTCGGAAAGAAG GCATGCTCCCAATGGATAATATTATTGTGAAGTATTTGAAACTTTGCGTCGACTATGACAATGCAGCTCACAATACTAAATACTGTGTGCAAAATATACTAAAAGAGTTGCAAGAGACGCCACGAGGTAAACAGTTCTTACAATGTCAAACGCTTCAACAAATGTG TGAAATCTGGTCGCTTGGCAGTTATTGTTATCGCAAACAATTAGAGTTGAAAGATCTTGGTAACTTCGGTAGACGTGAGGTGGCGCCTGGTGTGATACCTGATGACGATACTGCGGATGGCCCAGAAATGAAGCGACGAAAGGTAGACGCCCCGCCATTGGATGCAGATGTTATACAACATAACATCGCTTTTCTTCGCTCGAACTATAGCATTG atACTCAACTACCAAAAACAATGCTGTACTCTTATGCTGGTCGTAAAAGAAAGGATATTCCGCTATACGAAACGCAATGTATTGACAAACTATTCCGTGCAATTTGCAGTTTTGACGGAAAAAGATATGCAAGttcattttgggaaaaaaataaaaaacaggctGAACAAGGTGCAGCACTAGTGTGTCTACTCGATATAGGTGTGATACCTGAAGATGCATTGATTAAGAACGGTAGTATATTGCGCTGA
- the LOC128858543 gene encoding tRNA-dihydrouridine(20) synthase [NAD(P)+]-like isoform X2, giving the protein MSKMTVEGKNAALDYRNKVILAPMVRVGTLPMRLLALEFGADLVYTEELIDLKLIRCKRRFNDRSDGTIVFRTCAKERQQVVLQLGTSDAERALTVGKLVQYDIGGLDINMGCPKEFSIKGGMGVALLGQPDKAVHILSTLCKNLSVPVTCKIRILPDLNNTIKLVQRFAATGIAAIAVHARTRDERPQNPPHPDFIREIAKAVDIPVIANGGSREFQKYKDILNFRDLCGATSVMVGRAAQSNVSIFRKEGMLPMDNIIVKYLKLCVDYDNAAHNTKYCVQNILKELQETPRGKQFLQCQTLQQMCEIWSLGSYCYRKQLELKDLGNFGRREVAPGVIPDDDTADGPEMKRRKVDAPPLDADVIQHNIAFLRSNYSIDTQLPKTMLYSYAGRKRKDIPLYETQCIDKLFRAICSFDGKRYASSFWEKNKKQAEQGAALVCLLDIGVIPEDALIKNGSILR; this is encoded by the exons ATGTCTAAAATGACAGTGGAAGGAAAGAACGCAGCTTTGGATTACCGCAATAAGGTGATATTGGCGCCAATGGTTCGAGTAGGAACACTACCAATGCGTTTGCTGGCTCTTGAATTCGGTGCCGACCTTGTCTATACAGAGGAATTAATCGACTTGAAGCTGATACGTTGCAAAAGGCGTTTTAATG ATCGTAGCGATGGCACAATTGTATTTCGTACTTGCGCAAAAGAACGTCAACAAGTCGTACTACAATTAGGAACTAGTGATGCAGAACGTGCCTTAACCGTAGGAAAGTTGGTGCAGTATGATATTGGAGGATTAGACATAAATATGGGCTGTCCGAAAGAGTTCTCCATAAAAGGTGGTATGGGTGTAGCGCTTCTCGGGCAACCAGATAAGGCGGTACATATTTTATCTACGTTATGCAAAAACCTATCCGTTCCAGTAACCTGCAAAATTAG AATATTACCGGACTTGAATAATACGATCAAATTGGTACAACGTTTTGCTGCCACTGGAATCGCTGCAATTGCGGTGCATGCACGTACCCGCGACGAGCGACCACAAAACCCGCCTCATCCAG ATTTTATACGTGAAATTGCGAAGGCTGTTGATATACCAGTGATTGCGAATGGTGGTTCCAGGgagtttcaaaaatataaagatatattaaattttcgcgATTTGTGCGGCGCCACTAGTGTTATGGTGGGAAGAGCAGCACAGTCAAACGTTTCCATTTTTCGGAAAGAAG GCATGCTCCCAATGGATAATATTATTGTGAAGTATTTGAAACTTTGCGTCGACTATGACAATGCAGCTCACAATACTAAATACTGTGTGCAAAATATACTAAAAGAGTTGCAAGAGACGCCACGAGGTAAACAGTTCTTACAATGTCAAACGCTTCAACAAATGTG TGAAATCTGGTCGCTTGGCAGTTATTGTTATCGCAAACAATTAGAGTTGAAAGATCTTGGTAACTTCGGTAGACGTGAGGTGGCGCCTGGTGTGATACCTGATGACGATACTGCGGATGGCCCAGAAATGAAGCGACGAAAGGTAGACGCCCCGCCATTGGATGCAGATGTTATACAACATAACATCGCTTTTCTTCGCTCGAACTATAGCATTG atACTCAACTACCAAAAACAATGCTGTACTCTTATGCTGGTCGTAAAAGAAAGGATATTCCGCTATACGAAACGCAATGTATTGACAAACTATTCCGTGCAATTTGCAGTTTTGACGGAAAAAGATATGCAAGttcattttgggaaaaaaataaaaaacaggctGAACAAGGTGCAGCACTAGTGTGTCTACTCGATATAGGTGTGATACCTGAAGATGCATTGATTAAGAACGGTAGTATATTGCGCTGA
- the LOC128856642 gene encoding uncharacterized protein LOC128856642, translating to MESILLSNIAAIIVKDILIDNNTKNKPHECETNDFPLLSRDTEDEALVYFFKRKRKKPQRSSVESEMQTTSKSRQYISIKDAASNSTHTHITQYEPSNRRMPLEINLINEFNSTIFEGYLHMSKMTFLRIFKRLRQYLPYNHYPTAAPPQSIFSLALWKLSTNEHFEDISRKFSITKHVCQQVIRLFWRRISAQYEALIVWPSTPEKRNYTIKNFQSHQQLQRFNQIFGIIAIKQLDVFLTAENEERQVILQIICDADKKVIDCFFVLASEYSFDASPIGQTLALNVQTMPAGSYLIGDQNFPLKPYLMRPIGAPSDDSERAFNAALLPALQIGEQVLDAMATRFNVLYSLEARNLHEARKIIDTICALHNLCVEMEDDYVDRKLKDIQFNWAKVAVGVIKKTEVEEDTQGRQKRNALMEYY from the exons ATGGAAAGTATTCTGTTGTCGAATATCGCGGCCATTATAGTCAAAGATATTTTAATAGATAATAATACGAAGAACAAGCCTCATGAATGTGAAACAAATGATTTTCCTCTGCTGTCAAGAGATACTGAAGATGAAGcacttgtttatttttttaagcggaAGCGTAAGAAACCTCAACGAAGCTCTGTAGAATCGGAAATGCAGACTACTTCTAAATCAAGACAGTATATTTCTATAAAGGACGCTGCGAGCAAtagtacacatacacacataacacAGTACGAGCCCAGCAATCGCCGTATGCCACTCgaaattaatttgattaatgAATTTAATAGTACTATTTTTGAGGGATATTTACACATGAGCAAAATGACTTTCTTG CGCATTTTTAAGAGATTGCGGCAATATTTACCCTACAACCATTATCCCACCGCAGCGCCGCCACAGTCAATTTTCTCACTCGCACTCTGGAAATTGTCCACCAACGAGCATTTCGAAGATATTAGTCGTAAGTTTAGCATTACGAAGCATGTATGCCAACAAGTCATACGTTTGTTTTGGCGACGTATTTCCGCACAGTACGAAGCGTTAATAGTGTGGCCAAGTACGCCAGAAAAGCGCAATTACACTATAAAAAACTTCCAGTCACATCAACAGTTACAAAGGTTTAACCAAATATTCGGAATTATTGCCATAAAACAGTTAGATGTATTCCTCACAGCTGAAAACGAAGAGCGACAAGTTATATTACAAATCATTTGCGACGCGGATAAAAAAGTCATTGATTGCTTTTTTGTGCTTGCCAGCGAATACTCGTTCGACGCTTCTCCAATAGGACAAACATTGGCGCTTAACGTGCAAACAATGCCAGCAGGCAGTTATCTAATTGGAGATCAAAACTTTCCACTAAAACCTTATCTAATGCGCCCAATAGGGGCGCCTAGTGATGACAGTGAGAGGGCGTTTAATGCTGCATTACTGCCGGCTTTACAGATTGGCGAACAAGTATTAGACGCTATGGCAACACGTTTTAACGTTTTGTATTCATTGGAAGCGCGTAACTTACACGAAGCCCGTAAAATTATAGATACCATTTGTGCTTTGCATAATCTGTGCGTAGAAATGGAGGACGATTATGTTGATCGCAAACTGAAGGACATTCAATTTAATTGGGCAAAAGTGGCGGTTGGAGTAATCAAGAAAACGGAGGTCGAAGAAGACACGCAAGGCAGGCAGAAGCGAAATGCTCTAATGGAATATTACTAA
- the LOC128858544 gene encoding syndetin — protein MYHHRAKIDEFKAKFMDLLHKQTNRQVKIPAMGFSDYFIQSVSSEPTGVVASKVKCGTVECVIPAGESTSSGCSPPETDIHPLKSDPEILESIEKIFFETEDGEECNLHGQYELQKVLSDGVNFQLIDDTIAQLRTQHKVLSKQVLQNILEQRSACNEEFSTINDIQKELEESLWTCRKARSYLNFAKVNLTTTSLEILASYRKREILKDLLNTLQAIKELKSTDVEVQKFLSDYNYSGAIGLLLKCKDFAAKYLQYHCVQSLNKKLAETLLLTEFQLDTVLNEMILNFDMRKYAKLQEAYKLLNKSLIAMDQLHINFISAIHSSVNSVLRAYNDPNIDENMKFLYEQLCEQVTVDKYISCLISLCKTFWTILASYYQIVVWHQNYKLYPLDTKDSPDIYIEEKLKKGQSRIWNDVLTKICIFLQSPKLKTLKYDQFIQVLSVAQRLKKIGLEFCGEQSEKLIETMQTQSQEFFQLYHITCLEEICLFLDNESWRMVGSFVNILQLPEFQSVRNTLRRHKSPPAAPVLISASSVNNSPISNNNCDELVSVHSQDGGSSIYDSYGYFLRFSEKSSPFDGGLDVAMLEEDILSGIVDEASCYFSEESDDEQKSIQSKYDEGVNVQVVVNNTTLNIFRCIGRYLQMCKLLHCISPKIIASMLELMDFYGYAVHEIFGRDAPVTMEKYYKARLEQKLQAILQNVVTKIKIWPLNFSSLINNELANPDTLYGLSQRIGAVESGHCMMQQFQTLHNYLNHLLPPQERPMLTAYFNYIEFMADIERPVYTCVTARVIDLQTVLSMMAKVKWDVNHVSFHHNNYIDIMNRNIQSFAMRLEEIAKEINVPAESIWNSMAHVATHLLIEGFSNVKKCSAGGRALMQLDFTNFMSILELISNQKYTHHRIYVDSFIKAYYYSNEQFKEWVNEQRNLEQYSTKQLTNLIHCVCVSDKRTRQKLLQLLGANNSSVGNGNNLNLSTSSTNN, from the exons ATGTATCATCACAGGGCAAAAATAGATGAATTTAAAGCTAAGTTTATGGACTTGCTACACAAACAG ACCAATAGACAAGTAAAAATACCAGCAATGGGTTTCTCCGATTATTTCATTCAAAGCGTATCATCAGAGCCCACGGGTGTTGTTGCAAGCAAGGTAAAATGTGGAACTGTCGAATGTGTCATACCTGCGGGTGAGAGTACAAGCTCTGGTTGTAGTCCTCCTGAAACTGATATCCACCCACTAAAGTCTGACCCAGAAATACTGGAGAgtatcgaaaaaattttttttgaaactgaAGACGGGGAGGAATGTAATTTACACGGCCAATACGAATTACAG AAAGTACTTAGTGATGGCGTCAATTTCCAATTAATTGATGACACCATTGCTCAACTGCGCACACAACATAAAGTTTTGTCCAAGCAAGTGTTGCAGAATATATTGGAGCAACGTAGTGCATGCAATGAGGAATTTTCTACCATCAATGACATCCAAAAAGAACTAGAAGAATCCTTATGGACGTGCCGAAAAGCGCGTTCATAtttgaattttgcaaaagtCAATCTGACCACTACAAGCTTGGAGATATTAGCATCATATCGGAAACGTGAAATACTTAAGGATCTTTTGAACACTTTGCAAGCGATCAAAGAATTg AAATCGACTGATGTAGAAGTGCAAAAATTTCTTTCTGACTATAATTATTCCGGAGCAATAGGTTTATTGCTTAAGTGTAAAGATTTTGCCGCGAAGTATTTGCAATACCATTGCGTGCAATCATTGAATAAGAAGCTTGCAGAAACCCTTTTATTAACAGAGTTTCAATTAGATACAGTGCTCAATGAG atgattttaaattttgatatgcGAAAGTATGCAAAACTGCAAGAAGCCTACAAATTGCTAAATAAATCGTTGATTGCTATGGATCAG CTGCACATCAACTTCATTTCAGCTATTCACTCTTCAGTAAATTCAGTATTGCGAGCTTATAATGATCCAAATATTGATGAAAACATGAAATTTCTTTACGAGCAACTGTGTGAGCAGGTAACTGTGGACAAATACATTTCCTGCTTAATCAGCTTATGCAAAACATTCTGGACTATATTGGCGTCTTACTATCAAATAGTTGTATGGCATCAAAATTATAAACTATATCCTCTAGATACGAAGGACTCCCCGGATATTTATATAGAGGAGAAACTAAAGAAGGGGCAGTCTCGAATTTGGAATGATGTTCTTACAAAGATTTGTATATTCTTGCAAAGCCCTAAATTGAAAACTCTTAAGTATGATCAGTTCATACAGGTACTATCCGTAGCTCAGAGGTTGAAGAAAATTGGCCTTGAATTTTGTGGCGAACAGTCGGAGAAGCTTATTGAAACAATGCAAACTCAAAGTCAAGAGTTTTTTCAACTTTATCACATCACATGCCTGGAAGAAATATGCCTCTTTCTTGATAACGAATCGTGGAGGATGGTGGGATCTTTTGTAAATATACTTCAACTACCG GAGTTTCAATCCGTTCGCAATACACTGCGGCGACATAAATCACCTCCGGCTGCTCCCGTACTCATCTCAGCATCATCGGTAAATAACTCGCCCATTAGCAATAATAATTGTGATGAGTTAGTGTCAGTGCATTCGCAAGATGGTGGTAGTTCCATTTACGATTCCTATGGTTACTTTTTACGTTTCTCTGAAAAGAGTTCACCTTTCGACGGTGGTCTAGATGTGGCTATGCTTGAAGAGGATATATTGTCCGGGATTGTGGACGAAGCATCTTGTTACTTCTCGGAGGAAAGTGACGACGaacaaaaaagtatacaaaGCAAATATGATGAAGGTGTTAATGT GCAAGttgttgtaaacaacacaacattaaatatatttcgttgCATTGGTCGTTACTTACAAATGTGTAAGTTGTTGCACTGTATTTCACCCAAAATTATTGCGAGTATGTTGGAATTGATGGATTTCTATGGTTATGCGGTACATGAAATCTTTGGTAGAGATGCT CCCGTGACaatggaaaaatattacaaGGCGCGCCTGGAGCAAAAACTACAAGCTATTCTGCAGAACGttgtaacaaaaattaaaatttggccTTTAAACTTTTCGTCACTA ATCAATAATGAACTTGCAAATCCGGATACACTGTATGGACTATCGCAGCGCATAGGTGCGGTAGAGAGTGGGCATTGCATGATGCAACAATTCCAAACGCTTCATAATTACCTCAATCACTTATTGCCGCCACAGGAGCGACCAATGCTAACTGCCTACTTTAATTACATCGAATTTATGGCCGATATTGAACGTCCCGTATACACGTGTGTTACTGCACGGGTCATAGATCTGCAAACAGTTCTTTCTATGATGGCCAAGGTAAAGTGGGATGTTAATCACGTCAGCTTCCATCATAATAATTATATTGATATAATGAATCGG AATATTCAAAGCTTTGCAATGCGTCTGGAAGAAATCGCCAAAGAAATAAATGTGCCTGCGGAATCTATATGGAATTCAATGGCTCATGTCGCGACTCATTTACTAATAGAAGG TTTCTCGAATGTGAAAAAGTGCTCGGCAGGAGGTCGGGCACTAATGCAACTAGactttacaaattttatgtCCATACTTGAGTTGATATCCAATCAAAAATATACGCATCACCGCATTTATGTTGATAGTTTTATAAAAGCGTACTACTACTCAAATGAACAATTTAAAGAATGGGTTAACGAACAACGTAATCTAGAGCAGTACTCCACAAAGCAACTTACAAATCTCATACATTGCGTTTGCGTGAGTGACAAACGTACTAGGCAGAAGTTATTACAGTTATTAGGTGCCAACAACAGTAGCGTTGGTAATGGCAATAATCTAAATTTAAGTACAAGTAGCacaaacaattaa